One part of the Eptesicus fuscus isolate TK198812 chromosome 2, DD_ASM_mEF_20220401, whole genome shotgun sequence genome encodes these proteins:
- the TRMT10A gene encoding tRNA methyltransferase 10 homolog A isoform X2, with protein MSSEMVPAIVETSNVERKQDLSEDQKESQKPRLDEEFEPISKRQMKKLIKQKQWEEQRELRKQKRKEKRKRKQLERQCQLESNSDGNDRKRIRRDVVHSTLRLIIDCSFDSLMVLKDIKKLHKQIQRCYAENRRALHPVQFYLTSHGGQLKKNMDENDKGWVNWKDIHIKPEHYIEFIKKEDLIYLTSDSPNILKELDESKAYVIGGLVDHNHQKGLTYKQASDHGIDHAQLPLGNFVKMNSRKVLAINHVFEIILEYLETRDWQEAFFTVLPQRKGAVPTDKTCESSLHDKTSARVEGGLDSDSSEEETSRNELDSPHEEEKQDKENSTESTVHSTP; from the exons ATGTCATCTGAAATGGTGCCAGCAATTGTTGAGACTTCTAATGTTGAAAGGAAGCAAGACTTAAGTGAAGATCAAAAGGAAAGTCAGAAGCCAAGATTAGATGAAGAGTTTGAACCAATATCTAAACGACAAATGAAAAAgctaataaaacagaaacaatggGAAGAACAACGAGAACTCCGCAA acaaaagaggaaggaaaaacgcAAGAGAAAACAATTGGAGCGGCAGTGtcaactggaatcaaactcagatGGAAATGATAGAAAACGTATTCGAAGAGATGTTGTTCACAGCACACTTCGCCTTATCATTGACTGTAGTTTTGACAGCTTGATGGTATTAAAG GACATTAAGAAACTTCATAAGCAGATTCAACGATGTTATGCAGAAAATCGACGAGCACTGCATCCTGTGCAG TTTTACTTGACAAGCCATGGAGGCCAGTTGAAAAAGAACATGGATGAAAATGACAAAGGATGGGTCAACTGGAAG GATATCCACATTAAACCAGAACACTATATTGAATTCATAAAGAAAGAAGATCTGATTTATCTTACATCAGATTCACCTAATATACTGAAGGAATTAGATGAATCAAAGGCTTATGTGATTGGAGGATTAGTAGATCACAACCATCAAAAG GGACTCACATATAAACAAGCATCAGATCATGGAATTGATCATGCACAGCTACCCCTTGGAAATTTTGTGAAGATGAATAGTAGAAAAGTTTTGGCAATTAATCATG TGTTTGAGATTATTCTGGAATACCTGGAAACAAGAGACTGGCAAGAAGCATTTTTTACTGTCTTACCTCAAAGGAAAGGAGCTGTTCCCACAGACAAAACCTGTGAAAGTTCTTTGCATGACAAGACATCTGCCAGGGTTGAAGGTGGATTGGACAGTGATTCCAGTGAGGAAGAAACTAGCAGAAATGAACTAGATTCACCACATGAAGAAGAAAAGCAGGATAAAGAAAATAGCACTGAATCTACAGTGCACTCTACACCATAA
- the TRMT10A gene encoding tRNA methyltransferase 10 homolog A isoform X1, with protein MSGTKTIPEGLSAPCSQAPRKPLSSRHQIMSSEMVPAIVETSNVERKQDLSEDQKESQKPRLDEEFEPISKRQMKKLIKQKQWEEQRELRKQKRKEKRKRKQLERQCQLESNSDGNDRKRIRRDVVHSTLRLIIDCSFDSLMVLKDIKKLHKQIQRCYAENRRALHPVQFYLTSHGGQLKKNMDENDKGWVNWKDIHIKPEHYIEFIKKEDLIYLTSDSPNILKELDESKAYVIGGLVDHNHQKGLTYKQASDHGIDHAQLPLGNFVKMNSRKVLAINHVFEIILEYLETRDWQEAFFTVLPQRKGAVPTDKTCESSLHDKTSARVEGGLDSDSSEEETSRNELDSPHEEEKQDKENSTESTVHSTP; from the exons ATGAGCGGTACCAAGACCATTCCAGAAGGGCTTTCTGCGCCGTGCTCTCAGGCTCCCCGAAAACCCCTCAGCTCG AGGCATCAAATAATGTCATCTGAAATGGTGCCAGCAATTGTTGAGACTTCTAATGTTGAAAGGAAGCAAGACTTAAGTGAAGATCAAAAGGAAAGTCAGAAGCCAAGATTAGATGAAGAGTTTGAACCAATATCTAAACGACAAATGAAAAAgctaataaaacagaaacaatggGAAGAACAACGAGAACTCCGCAA acaaaagaggaaggaaaaacgcAAGAGAAAACAATTGGAGCGGCAGTGtcaactggaatcaaactcagatGGAAATGATAGAAAACGTATTCGAAGAGATGTTGTTCACAGCACACTTCGCCTTATCATTGACTGTAGTTTTGACAGCTTGATGGTATTAAAG GACATTAAGAAACTTCATAAGCAGATTCAACGATGTTATGCAGAAAATCGACGAGCACTGCATCCTGTGCAG TTTTACTTGACAAGCCATGGAGGCCAGTTGAAAAAGAACATGGATGAAAATGACAAAGGATGGGTCAACTGGAAG GATATCCACATTAAACCAGAACACTATATTGAATTCATAAAGAAAGAAGATCTGATTTATCTTACATCAGATTCACCTAATATACTGAAGGAATTAGATGAATCAAAGGCTTATGTGATTGGAGGATTAGTAGATCACAACCATCAAAAG GGACTCACATATAAACAAGCATCAGATCATGGAATTGATCATGCACAGCTACCCCTTGGAAATTTTGTGAAGATGAATAGTAGAAAAGTTTTGGCAATTAATCATG TGTTTGAGATTATTCTGGAATACCTGGAAACAAGAGACTGGCAAGAAGCATTTTTTACTGTCTTACCTCAAAGGAAAGGAGCTGTTCCCACAGACAAAACCTGTGAAAGTTCTTTGCATGACAAGACATCTGCCAGGGTTGAAGGTGGATTGGACAGTGATTCCAGTGAGGAAGAAACTAGCAGAAATGAACTAGATTCACCACATGAAGAAGAAAAGCAGGATAAAGAAAATAGCACTGAATCTACAGTGCACTCTACACCATAA
- the TRMT10A gene encoding tRNA methyltransferase 10 homolog A isoform X3, with translation MSGTKTIPEGLSAPCSQAPRKPLSSRHQIMSSEMVPAIVETSNVERKQDLSEDQKESQKPRLDEEFEPISKRQMKKLIKQKQWEEQRELRKQKRKEKRKRKQLERQCQLESNSDGNDRKRIRRDVVHSTLRLIIDCSFDSLMVLKDIKKLHKQIQRCYAENRRALHPVQFYLTSHGGQLKKNMDENDKGWVNWKDIHIKPEHYIEFIKKEDLIYLTSDSPNILKELDESKAYVIGGLVDHNHQKCLRLFWNTWKQETGKKHFLLSYLKGKELFPQTKPVKVLCMTRHLPGLKVDWTVIPVRKKLAEMN, from the exons ATGAGCGGTACCAAGACCATTCCAGAAGGGCTTTCTGCGCCGTGCTCTCAGGCTCCCCGAAAACCCCTCAGCTCG AGGCATCAAATAATGTCATCTGAAATGGTGCCAGCAATTGTTGAGACTTCTAATGTTGAAAGGAAGCAAGACTTAAGTGAAGATCAAAAGGAAAGTCAGAAGCCAAGATTAGATGAAGAGTTTGAACCAATATCTAAACGACAAATGAAAAAgctaataaaacagaaacaatggGAAGAACAACGAGAACTCCGCAA acaaaagaggaaggaaaaacgcAAGAGAAAACAATTGGAGCGGCAGTGtcaactggaatcaaactcagatGGAAATGATAGAAAACGTATTCGAAGAGATGTTGTTCACAGCACACTTCGCCTTATCATTGACTGTAGTTTTGACAGCTTGATGGTATTAAAG GACATTAAGAAACTTCATAAGCAGATTCAACGATGTTATGCAGAAAATCGACGAGCACTGCATCCTGTGCAG TTTTACTTGACAAGCCATGGAGGCCAGTTGAAAAAGAACATGGATGAAAATGACAAAGGATGGGTCAACTGGAAG GATATCCACATTAAACCAGAACACTATATTGAATTCATAAAGAAAGAAGATCTGATTTATCTTACATCAGATTCACCTAATATACTGAAGGAATTAGATGAATCAAAGGCTTATGTGATTGGAGGATTAGTAGATCACAACCATCAAAAG TGTTTGAGATTATTCTGGAATACCTGGAAACAAGAGACTGGCAAGAAGCATTTTTTACTGTCTTACCTCAAAGGAAAGGAGCTGTTCCCACAGACAAAACCTGTGAAAGTTCTTTGCATGACAAGACATCTGCCAGGGTTGAAGGTGGATTGGACAGTGATTCCAGTGAGGAAGAAACTAGCAGAAATGAACTAG